AGTGCCCACCGGTCTCCATCGCGAGGGTCTCGTCGGTCATCGAGCCCTCGAGGATGATCGCGTAGGGCGCGTCGAGCTCGCCGTTGACCGCCCGCACGGCCGCCGCCGCGTAGTGCGACCCGGACTCGTGGTTGATCACCGGATGGTGCAGGACAATCCGCGGCAGGCCGGGATGCGTGCCGAGGAGCAGGCTCTCGAGCGACGGGGTGGTCGCGCCGGTGACCGACACCGAGCACCCGTCGCAGCTCATCCCGGCGAACCAGAACACGTGGATCTTCTCCAGCGGCCCGAGCCGGCTCTGGGGACCGCCGGTGGCGACCGGCGCGAGCAGGTCCTCCATGTACGTGCGCGCGGGCAGCCCGAAGTCGCCGATCTCGTCGAAGTCGAAGGACCCCTCCACGGGGCCCAGAGCGTCGAGCAGCCGCTCCGCGGGGGTCTTCTGCGACTGGCCGTTCGCCTTGCTGTTGCCGCCGGGCGTCATCTCCGCTGTGCGGCGTGGCATGGTGCCTCCCGTCTCGTATGGTCGTCACCGGCGAGGTACCCGCGCCGCCGCACCTATATGCGCTCGACAACGACCGTGCACCGCACACGACGCCACGTGGCCCCTGGGGCGCCCGCAGGTGGCAGGCGCCGATTCAGCGCTCGCCACGGTCCGCGCCCGGGACGGCGACGCCGGCGAGGGAGTCGGGCTCGCGAACCACGGAGTGGATGCCCCGCGTGCAGGGACGCCCCGGTTGACCGACGGGGTTCGCGGCAATGACACCGCCCGACGGCGTACCCCCGAGCGTCCGGCAGGCAGGTGCACTCCAGTGACCGTTCCCAACTCTCCCATCCCGCGCTTCCACCTCGCCGTGCCGGTCGACGACCTGGCCGCCGCGCGCCACTTCTACGGCGAGGTGCTCGGCCTCGAGCAAGGCAGGAGCGCCGACGTCTGGATCGACTGGAACCTCCAGGGGCACCAGCTCGTCACCCACCACGCGCCGGGGCCCTCCGAGCGGATCCACAACCCCGTCGACGGCCACGACGTCCCCGTGCCGCACTTCGGGCTGATCCTCACCATCCCGGAGTTCCACCGGCTCGCCGACCGACTTCGCGAGGCGGGCACCGTGTTCGTCGTCGAGCCCTACGTGCGCTTCGAAGGGCGGCCCGGCGAGCAGTGGACGATGTTCCTGCTCGACCCCGCGGGCAACGCCCTCGAGTTCAAGGCGTTCGCCGACGACTCCCAGGTCTTCGCCGTCTGACAAGGCGGCGTTCCGACCCCCCGCAGCGGTGGGTAGGGGGGCCGGGGACCGTGATCCCGTCGGGCCTGGACCGTGATGCCCTGACGCACGCAGGCGCCGTCCGGCAGCAGCGCCGACGCGAAGACCAAGGAGACGTCATGGACTACACGCACCTCGGCCGCAGCGGGCTCGAGGTCAGCCGTTTGTGCCTCGGGACGATGAACTTCGGACCGCAGACCTCCGAGGAGGACTCCCACGCGATCATGGACGCCGCGCTCGGACGCGGCATCAACTTCTTCGACACCGCCAACGTCTACGGCTGGCGCAAGGGGGAGGGCTGGACCGAGCAGATCATCGGTCGCTGGTTCGCCCAAGGCGGCCAACGCCGCGACAAGACCGTGCTCGCCACCAAGGTGTACGGGTCGATGAGCGACTGGCCCAACGACACGTTCCTGTCCAAGCGCAACATCGTCGCCGCGTGCGAGGGGTCGCTGCGCCGCCTGCAGACCGACTACATCGACCTGTACCAGATGCACCACGTCGACCGGAGCACGCCGTGGGAGGAGATCTGGGAGGCGATGGAGACCCTCGTCGCGCAGGGAAAGGTGCTCTACGTCGGCTCGTCGAACTTCGCCGGCTGGCACATCGCCCAGGCGCAGCAGGCCGCGCGCGCCCGCCACTTCATGGGGCTCGTCAGCGAGCAGTCGCTGTACAACCTCGCCGAGCGCTCGGTCGAGCTGGAGGTGCTGCCCGCCTGCGAGGGCTACGGCATCGGCGTCATCCCGTGGAGCCCGCTGCATGGCGGGGTTCTCGGCGGGATCCTCCGCAAGGAGCGTGAGGGCCGCTCGGCGTCCGAGCGCTCCCAGCGGCGACTCGCGCGCATCCGCGACCAGGTGGAGCGCTACGAGGCCCTGTGCGACGACCGCGGGGAGGACCCCGCCGACATGGCCCTCGCCTGGCTGCTGTACCAGCCGGCGGTGACCGCGCCGATCATCGGCCCGCGCACGATGGAGCAGTTCGAGGGCAACCTGCGGGCCCTCGACGTCACCGTCGACGACAAGACCCTCCAGCAGCTGGACGAGATCTTCCCCGGGCCCGGCCCGGCGCCCGAGGCGTATGCATGGTGACACCGACGCGGCTCGTGAGCAAAGCAACTTCGCCGGGTGGCGCGCTGCCTCATCGTCGATGACGTGGCGCCTGCCCGAGCGGAGCTGCGCTACCTGCGCGCCGCCCGCGCCGCCCAGGCGACCCGCAGCCGCCTGCGGGGTCAGGCGTAGTCGTCGTCCTGGATACGCACGAGTCCCTCGAGCTCGTCGCGTGCGGTGTCCCGGTCGTGCTCGCTCGCCTCGTCCTGGTCGCGGCGCTCGCGTGCGAGGCGGCGGACGTCTTCCGGGTCGATGCCCTCGTCGGCCAGGGCGCGCAGCTCCTCGTCGTCGAGCTCGAGCTCGGGTTGGTCCGCCAGGCGGCGGCGCACCCGCTCCCCGCGTGTGGGCTCCGTCGGTCTGCGGCGTTCGCGTCCCATGGCGCTACACCAACGCGTCGACGTCGGCTTGCTTGGTCCGCACCGCGTCGGCGGCCGCCGCCAGGGCGGCGCGCTCGTCGTCGGTGAGGTCGAGCTCGACGATGTCGGTGACGCCGCCGCGTCCCAGCCTGGCGGGGACGCCGAGGTAGACGTCGGACAGTCCGTACTGCCCGGTGACCCACGCACAGACCGGCATCATCTCGTTCTCGTCCTTCGCGATCGCCTCGACCATGCGCGCCGCCGCGGAGGACGGCGCGTAGTAGGCGGACCCCGTCTTCAGGAGCGCAACCACCTCGGCGCCGCCGTCGCGCGTGGCCGCGATGAGCTCGTCGAGCGCCGCCTCGTCGAGCACCTCGGTGACGGGCTTGCCCTCCACCGTCGTCTGCGAGGCCACGGGGACCATCGTCTCCCCGTGGGAGCCGAGGGTGAGGGCGGTCACCGCCGTCGGGGCGACGCCGACCCGTTCCGCGATCTTGTCGGCGAAGCGCGCGCTGTCGAGCATGCCCGCCTGCCCCATCACCCGCTCGGACGGGAAGCCGGAGACCTTCCAGAACAGCGCGGTCATCTCGTCGAGCGGGTTGGACACGACGATCACGACCGCGTCGGGTGAGGCATCGGCGACGTCCCGCGCGACGCCGCCGACGATCTTGGCGTTGTCGGTCAACAGGTCCATGCGGCTCATGCCGGGCTTGCGAGGCTTGCCGGCGGTGACGACGACGATGTCGCTGTCCGCCGTGGCGGCGTAGTCGTTCGTGCCGGTCACCTTCGTGTGGTGGCCTTCGATCGGGCGTGACTGGTTCATGTCGAGCGCGAGGCCCTGCGGCAGCCCCTCGACGATGTCGACCATGACGACCTCGTCCGCGTAGTCCGCCTCGGCGATGCGCTGGGTCGTGGTGGAGCCGTACTTGCCGGCCCCGACGACGGTGATCTTCACGATGTGCGCTCCTTGCACCTTGTGCGGCCCGCGGATGGCGAGCCTACCCCGCTGCCGCTCCCCCACCAACCACGACACGGCCATCCGGGCTCGTTTGGCGAGCCTGGCGACCGGACAGATTCGCACCACGATGACAACCGTGCCTAGCACTGAGCGCGGCTTTGCGCGCGTGGCGCTGGTCGGCGGCGTTCTGGCCGGCATGCTGCTCATCGGCAGCATCGTCGCGTGGTTCGCGGCCGGGCCGTTGATCGCCTTCGCCGCGAGCACCGTCGAGGTGACCGGGGATCCCGAGACCGACCTTCCGGGGCTCCGGGAGCGGTCCGTGGTGCGGGCCGCGGACGGGACCGCGCTCGCGGTCCTCGCCGACGAGTTCGACCGTGAGGCTGTCCCCCTCGACCGCATTCCCGAGCACGTGCGCCACGCGGTGCTCGTGGCGGAGGACCGCCGCTTCTACGAGCACGACGGCTACGACGTGAACGCGATCTTCCGCGCGGCCCTGGCCAACTTCCGGGCTGGCGGGGTGGAGCAGGGCGCGTCGACGATCACCCAGCAGCTCGCGCAGATCAACTTCCTCACCGGTGAGGAGACCATCCGCCGCAAGCTGGAGGAGATCTCCGTCGCCCGGGCGCTCGAGGGTGAGTACAGCAAGGACGAGCTGCTCGAGCGCTACCTCAACCAGGTCTACTTCGGGGCCGGCTCCTATGGGGTGCAGGCGGCCGCGCAGCAGTTCTTCGGCGTCCTCGTCGAGGACCTGACCGTCGAGCAGGCGGCGCTGCTCGCCGGGATCATCCGCTCCCCCGGCGCGCTCGACCCCCGGTCCAACCCCGAAGGGGCCCAGCGGCGCCGGGACATCGTGCTGCAGGCCATGGCCGACGAGGGCTACCTCGACGCAGCCGAGGCGCGTCGCCTCCGCACGGCGCCGGTCGAGGTCGTGCCGCCGCGCGACCGGTCGCCGGAGGAGCCCTACGTCATCGAGGCGGTCAAGCGGGAGTTCTTCAACAACGAGACGTTCGGCGAGACGGTGGAAGAGCGTATCGAGCTGCTCTTCCACGGCGGGCTCAACGTGGAGACGACCGTGGTGCCCCGGCTCCAGCAGGCCGCGGCCGAGGTCGTCAACGCGGCCTTCCCCGACTCGACCGGACCGACGGGCGCGCTCGCGGCGATCCATCCCGTGCACGGCGGGGTCCTCGCGCTGCACGGCGGCAAGGACTTCGACGAGGTCCAGTTCGACCTCGCCACGCAGGGCCGTCGCCAGCCCGGCAGCGCGCTCAAGCCGGTCACCGCCGCGTCCGCTCTCGAGCA
This genomic window from Egibacteraceae bacterium contains:
- a CDS encoding transglycosylase domain-containing protein, whose translation is MPSTERGFARVALVGGVLAGMLLIGSIVAWFAAGPLIAFAASTVEVTGDPETDLPGLRERSVVRAADGTALAVLADEFDREAVPLDRIPEHVRHAVLVAEDRRFYEHDGYDVNAIFRAALANFRAGGVEQGASTITQQLAQINFLTGEETIRRKLEEISVARALEGEYSKDELLERYLNQVYFGAGSYGVQAAAQQFFGVLVEDLTVEQAALLAGIIRSPGALDPRSNPEGAQRRRDIVLQAMADEGYLDAAEARRLRTAPVEVVPPRDRSPEEPYVIEAVKREFFNNETFGETVEERIELLFHGGLNVETTVVPRLQQAAAEVVNAAFPDSTGPTGALAAIHPVHGGVLALHGGKDFDEVQFDLATQGRRQPGSALKPVTAASALEQGIPPTTRLRGDGPASFDVPGAVEPFVVENFEGSNHGRVTMHEALVASVNTAFAQLILQSGVEETVDLAGRLGINIDRAFGPRETWGPAIVLGGLTHGVTPLEMASVYGVFANEGIHAQPYLIHRVTNPQGEILYEREPVAEQVLDPAVAAAMVDMLTDVVDRGTATRAQLPGLQPIGKTGTNDDRADAWFVGAVPVLSAAVWVGHPEAQVPVPGLTGGSVPAEVWRQFMERALDGVDVPPYAADQIDLDALPSPAPDPDDD
- a CDS encoding VOC family protein, which encodes MTVPNSPIPRFHLAVPVDDLAAARHFYGEVLGLEQGRSADVWIDWNLQGHQLVTHHAPGPSERIHNPVDGHDVPVPHFGLILTIPEFHRLADRLREAGTVFVVEPYVRFEGRPGEQWTMFLLDPAGNALEFKAFADDSQVFAV
- the mdh gene encoding malate dehydrogenase yields the protein MAVSWLVGERQRGRLAIRGPHKVQGAHIVKITVVGAGKYGSTTTQRIAEADYADEVVMVDIVEGLPQGLALDMNQSRPIEGHHTKVTGTNDYAATADSDIVVVTAGKPRKPGMSRMDLLTDNAKIVGGVARDVADASPDAVVIVVSNPLDEMTALFWKVSGFPSERVMGQAGMLDSARFADKIAERVGVAPTAVTALTLGSHGETMVPVASQTTVEGKPVTEVLDEAALDELIAATRDGGAEVVALLKTGSAYYAPSSAAARMVEAIAKDENEMMPVCAWVTGQYGLSDVYLGVPARLGRGGVTDIVELDLTDDERAALAAAADAVRTKQADVDALV
- a CDS encoding aldo/keto reductase — protein: MDYTHLGRSGLEVSRLCLGTMNFGPQTSEEDSHAIMDAALGRGINFFDTANVYGWRKGEGWTEQIIGRWFAQGGQRRDKTVLATKVYGSMSDWPNDTFLSKRNIVAACEGSLRRLQTDYIDLYQMHHVDRSTPWEEIWEAMETLVAQGKVLYVGSSNFAGWHIAQAQQAARARHFMGLVSEQSLYNLAERSVELEVLPACEGYGIGVIPWSPLHGGVLGGILRKEREGRSASERSQRRLARIRDQVERYEALCDDRGEDPADMALAWLLYQPAVTAPIIGPRTMEQFEGNLRALDVTVDDKTLQQLDEIFPGPGPAPEAYAW